One genomic segment of Gimesia sp. includes these proteins:
- a CDS encoding type IV pilus twitching motility protein PilT: MATVQIDKLLETVVKEKVSDLHITTGQPPVVRVGGRMVRLETKSLEPDDTVALMKSITPERNQQELQEVGGTDFGFAFGEKARFRVSVFKQRGQIGMVLRRIPNEFLTFEQLGLPKVIGDLLERPRGLFLVTGPTGSGKTTSLASMINHMNDTMDHHIITMEDPIEYYHQHKKSTINQREIGVDVPTFPEALRRALRQDPDVILVGEMRDLETISAAITAAETGHVVFGTLHTTGAQGTVDRIIDVFPTSQQDQIRTQLSSSIIGILSQALMPKKPKGLVAAYEMLVVTPAIANLIREAKTYRINSSIQTGRKFGMQLLDDALFNLWRDGLCEEKDVVIRSNNPGELKAKIAMAKKGLLEDDDEDDEDDDFED; this comes from the coding sequence ATGGCAACAGTTCAGATTGATAAATTGCTGGAGACTGTCGTTAAAGAAAAGGTGAGTGACCTGCACATCACCACCGGGCAGCCTCCTGTTGTACGCGTCGGGGGCCGGATGGTCCGCCTGGAAACCAAAAGTCTGGAGCCGGATGATACCGTCGCGTTGATGAAGAGTATCACACCCGAGCGAAACCAGCAGGAACTGCAGGAAGTCGGGGGGACCGACTTCGGATTCGCGTTTGGAGAAAAAGCGCGTTTTCGAGTGTCCGTCTTCAAGCAGCGTGGCCAAATCGGTATGGTGCTGCGTCGAATTCCCAACGAGTTCCTCACGTTCGAACAGCTGGGGCTGCCCAAAGTGATTGGTGACCTGCTGGAACGCCCCCGTGGTCTGTTCCTGGTGACCGGTCCAACGGGGTCAGGAAAGACTACCAGCCTCGCGAGTATGATCAATCATATGAACGACACGATGGATCACCACATCATCACGATGGAAGATCCGATCGAGTACTATCACCAGCATAAAAAATCGACCATTAACCAGCGTGAGATCGGCGTGGATGTGCCGACCTTCCCCGAAGCGCTGCGTCGTGCTCTGCGACAGGACCCGGACGTGATTCTCGTGGGGGAAATGCGAGACCTGGAAACCATTTCAGCGGCGATCACCGCTGCGGAAACGGGTCACGTTGTGTTTGGAACGTTGCACACCACTGGTGCTCAGGGAACGGTAGACCGAATTATCGACGTGTTCCCCACCAGTCAGCAGGACCAGATCCGCACGCAGCTTTCCAGCTCGATTATCGGGATTCTGAGTCAGGCGCTGATGCCTAAGAAACCCAAGGGGCTGGTCGCCGCTTATGAAATGCTGGTCGTTACACCCGCGATCGCGAACCTGATTCGTGAAGCGAAAACCTATCGTATCAACTCCAGTATTCAGACAGGGCGTAAATTCGGGATGCAGCTGCTCGACGATGCGTTGTTCAATCTCTGGCGCGACGGGTTGTGTGAAGAAAAAGATGTTGTCATTCGCTCCAATAATCCAGGTGAGTTGAAAGCCAAGATTGCGATGGCCAAGAAGGGCCTCCTGGAAGATGACGATGAAGACGACGAAGACGATGACTTTGAGGATTGA
- a CDS encoding aminotransferase class V-fold PLP-dependent enzyme: MNEQLIYLDNAATSYPKPDTVYTAIDEYNRHCGAPVGRGAYRKSVEVQSDVDQCRKLAAEVLGASRPEEVSFTFNGTDSLNTVIHGLLRPGDHVITSDVEHNSVLRPLQTLKQRWGLEVTYIPANAESVVDPLAFKQALRKNTRLIILNHASNVTGSIQPIDEVGEIAREAGVLFLVDAAQSVGHLPLNVSAQPIDFLACPGHKGLLGPLGTGLVYIRADLAEQVESLKQGGTGTSSEEETQPLTQPDKYEAGNHNTPGLVGLKAALEYLQDRGLEDIRRHEQELTGCLLESFRSLSGFEVPGPQEVADRVGVVSLINQAVEPQVLASILDENFGIQVRAGLHCAPRIHDSIRSVEWGGTIRFSPGPFTTRSQIETTLSAMQELAVSFSV; encoded by the coding sequence ATGAACGAGCAGCTGATCTATCTGGATAACGCGGCGACCAGCTATCCCAAGCCGGATACAGTTTACACCGCCATCGATGAATACAATCGCCACTGCGGTGCACCTGTCGGCCGGGGGGCCTATCGAAAATCGGTCGAGGTACAATCTGATGTAGATCAGTGTCGTAAGCTGGCAGCTGAAGTTCTGGGGGCGAGCCGACCTGAAGAAGTGAGCTTCACGTTTAATGGCACCGACAGTCTCAATACAGTGATTCACGGTCTGCTCCGCCCGGGCGATCATGTCATTACATCCGATGTTGAGCACAATTCCGTGCTCCGTCCCTTACAGACACTGAAACAGCGCTGGGGGCTGGAGGTCACATATATCCCCGCGAATGCAGAGTCAGTGGTCGATCCGCTCGCTTTTAAACAGGCACTCCGCAAAAATACCCGGCTCATCATTCTGAACCATGCTTCGAATGTCACCGGCAGCATTCAACCTATTGATGAAGTAGGAGAGATCGCACGCGAGGCGGGGGTACTCTTTCTGGTCGACGCAGCACAGTCTGTCGGGCATCTCCCTTTGAACGTTTCCGCGCAGCCGATCGACTTTCTGGCCTGTCCCGGCCATAAGGGGCTGCTGGGGCCCTTGGGGACAGGGCTGGTTTATATCCGGGCCGATCTGGCGGAGCAGGTTGAAAGCCTGAAGCAGGGCGGGACAGGAACCAGCAGCGAAGAAGAGACCCAGCCCCTGACTCAACCCGATAAATACGAGGCGGGCAACCACAACACTCCCGGCCTGGTTGGTTTAAAAGCTGCACTGGAATACCTGCAGGACAGAGGCCTTGAGGATATCAGGCGGCACGAACAGGAGTTGACGGGGTGTCTTTTGGAAAGCTTTCGTTCTCTTTCTGGCTTTGAAGTGCCCGGACCGCAGGAGGTAGCAGACCGCGTGGGGGTGGTCAGCCTGATCAATCAGGCGGTGGAACCACAGGTGCTGGCATCGATTCTTGATGAAAACTTCGGGATTCAGGTTCGAGCCGGTCTGCACTGTGCTCCGCGCATTCATGACTCAATTCGTTCCGTAGAGTGGGGGGGCACGATTCGCTTCAGTCCCGGGCCTTTTACAACACGGTCTCAGATTGAGACAACGCTCTCTGCCATGCAGGAGCTGGCTGTTTCTTTTTCAGTCTGA
- a CDS encoding GspE/PulE family protein, which translates to MADDWMQQLVDDGYLGPAQLDEASSLASSMGISPGEALVKLGYVGAEVIAQAQASMYGYEFVELEGLEIPQSVIELVPESMARENTVIPVGMRGDSLQIALHDPMKYEVLDKLRFIINRDIDVVMAPIEAIQAAINRHYGQSETESVDTMLKEFTETQIDITATELATSTSVEEEDESAPVIRLANLIISEAVNMRASDIHVEPFEDRIRIRYRIDGSLIERDSPPRRLLSALVSRFKIMAKMDIAEKRRPQDGRIKTTISGKDYDLRVSILPTNHGQAVVMRILDRDNIKVGIRNLGFSEENYRRFQTIIRRPNGIFLVTGPTGSGKTTTLYSALGELNRPDRKIITAEDPVEYYLPGINQVEVKHSIGLDFSRIIRAMLRQAPNVILVGEIRDVETAEMAIQASLTGHLVFSTLHTNDAPSSITRLIDMGVQPFLVASSVMAVMAQRLVRVVCGKCVEQYTPDPGELEYLGITSSQMEKAIFNRGKGCNTCSHTGFKGRKAVFELMMMNSAIREMTFRSEASQNIRRQAILHGMKSLAEDATDKALLGITTLSEAMKLAKGMDS; encoded by the coding sequence ATGGCCGATGATTGGATGCAACAGTTAGTCGATGATGGATATCTTGGTCCCGCACAGCTGGACGAAGCTTCCAGTCTGGCCAGTTCAATGGGAATTTCTCCTGGGGAAGCGCTGGTCAAGCTGGGCTACGTCGGAGCCGAGGTGATCGCCCAGGCCCAGGCATCCATGTATGGTTATGAGTTCGTTGAGCTGGAAGGCCTGGAAATTCCCCAGTCCGTGATCGAACTTGTGCCGGAGTCCATGGCCCGTGAAAACACGGTAATTCCAGTGGGGATGCGGGGGGATTCACTGCAGATCGCCCTGCACGACCCGATGAAGTACGAAGTTCTGGACAAGTTGCGGTTCATTATCAACCGCGATATCGATGTGGTGATGGCCCCCATCGAAGCGATTCAGGCCGCAATCAACCGGCATTATGGTCAAAGTGAGACTGAGTCGGTCGATACGATGCTGAAAGAGTTCACTGAAACTCAGATCGATATCACCGCGACCGAGCTGGCGACGTCCACCAGTGTAGAAGAAGAGGACGAGAGTGCCCCTGTTATCCGCCTGGCCAACCTGATCATTAGTGAAGCGGTTAATATGCGGGCCAGTGATATTCATGTCGAACCCTTCGAAGACCGGATCCGAATTCGGTACCGGATCGATGGTTCCCTGATCGAACGGGACAGCCCGCCCCGCCGTCTGCTCTCCGCCCTGGTCTCCCGTTTCAAGATTATGGCGAAAATGGATATCGCTGAGAAACGTCGTCCGCAGGACGGTCGTATCAAGACCACTATTTCCGGTAAGGACTACGACCTGCGTGTCAGTATTCTGCCAACCAACCATGGCCAGGCAGTGGTCATGCGTATTCTGGACCGGGATAACATTAAAGTCGGGATTCGAAACCTCGGTTTCTCGGAAGAGAACTACCGCCGCTTCCAGACGATCATTCGGCGCCCCAACGGCATCTTTCTCGTGACGGGGCCTACGGGGAGTGGTAAGACTACAACTTTGTATAGTGCTCTGGGTGAGCTGAACCGACCCGACCGGAAGATCATTACCGCCGAAGACCCGGTCGAATACTATTTGCCTGGTATCAATCAGGTGGAAGTGAAGCACAGCATTGGTCTGGATTTTTCCCGAATCATTCGTGCTATGTTGCGACAGGCCCCCAACGTGATCCTCGTGGGAGAAATTCGCGATGTGGAAACTGCTGAGATGGCAATTCAAGCATCTTTGACAGGACACTTGGTATTCAGTACCCTACATACGAACGACGCGCCCAGTTCTATTACACGCTTGATCGACATGGGTGTTCAGCCGTTCCTTGTGGCTTCCAGTGTGATGGCGGTCATGGCACAGCGTCTGGTGCGTGTTGTCTGTGGTAAATGTGTGGAGCAATACACACCCGATCCAGGGGAGCTGGAGTACCTCGGTATCACCTCCAGCCAGATGGAGAAAGCGATCTTCAATCGAGGCAAGGGTTGCAACACATGTTCACACACAGGCTTCAAAGGGCGTAAGGCGGTTTTTGAACTGATGATGATGAATTCCGCTATACGTGAGATGACTTTCCGCAGTGAGGCTTCACAAAACATTCGGCGGCAGGCCATCCTGCACGGGATGAAATCACTTGCAGAGGATGCTACTGATAAGGCCCTGCTGGGCATCACAACACTCTCGGAAGCAATGAAGCTGGCTAAGGGCATGGATTCTTAA